agaatttacgcagcgagttgttgtgttctggaacacgctgcctgaaagggcggtgggagcagaattcaatagtgactttcagaagagaattggtgcttggatgggcacttaaagtgctgtaaccggcAGGGTTACGTacctggtcattgggattagtcgggataaccttttgttggacggagcaggggaatcgaatacggccagggtgatctcctggactggtgtcgatcGCCTGCATggctcggagaggaattttcccagattttcccccccccccccccccccaattggcctgggtttttgcctctcccaggagatcacatggcttcggttggggtggtgtgtagaatgtttcagtgtaaggggtggggcggactggttgggcggtGTGCTCCTTACCTTTCTGACATTgttcattgtccataggtttatgtatagccttcagggctgctgacccagggccgtgcggctctttgtcggccagcgcgggacacgacgggccgagatggcctccttctgcgctgtaaatttctatgtttctaaatgctggAAAAGGAGACATTTGCAGGGCTAGAAAGTGGGAGCAAGACATTGGacctgaggcatggaatacaagagcaggggggggggttatgcttgaactgtattaggccgcagctagagtactgcacgcagttctggtcaccgcattacagaaattctctaccacaggaggctgtggaggccaagtcactgaatatatttaagaaggagatcgatagatttttagacacaaaagacatcaagaggtatggggaaaaagcgggaatatggtgttgagatagaggatcagccatgatattgaatgatggtgcagactcgaagggccaaatggccacctgcacctattttctatgtttctatgtaagatgtgattgcactggagaggatacagaggagatttaccaggatgttgccgggactggagaattttagctctgaggacagattggataggctggggttgttttccttggaacagaggaggctgaggggagacctgattgaggtgtataaaattatgaggggcctggatagagtggataggaaggacctgtttcccttagcagaggggtcaacaaccaggggacatagatttaaagtaactggggggaggtttagaggggatttgaggggaaatgtcttcacccagagggtggtgggggtctggaactcacggcctgaaagggtggtagaggcagaaaccctcaccacatttaaaaagtacctggatgtgcacctgaagtgctgtaacctgcagggctacggaccgggagctggaaagtgggattaggctgggtagctctttgtcggccggcgcggacacgatgggccgaaatggcctccttccgtgcggtaaaCTTCTGTGATAGCTGGGGTTGCCAGCACCATGGGCGACACCACCATTCCGCGGGCACACATTCGGCCTTGCCCGTCACTATGGGGAAAACCTCACTGCGCCGGGGCACTGCCCGACATTGCCACCATCGCTGCACTAagcaaagcccccccccccccaatctcctctcgggTAACGGCACCATGGTGCGAGACTTTCTTGTGTGCTTCACCTCAGGTCAGGAGTCGGCCACCATTGACTACGACGAGGGCATCAAGATCACGCCCTTCAAcctggaggaggagatggaggaaggCCACTTCGATTCGGAGGGCAACTACTTTCTGAAGAAAGAGGGGGTGATCCGTGACAACTGGCTGGACAACATTGACTGGGtaaggcaggcagcatctgtggcgagaaagagagttaacgttttgggtatgTGACTGCCCCCCTTGTCACAACTGGAAACGTTTCAGATTTAACAGATTCTGAAGGCgttgcaggggcactgaaagggggggagggaacagcagaaataggagcagcagtcggccattcggcccctcgagcctgctccgccattcaataagaccacggctgatctgatcatggactcagctccacttccctgcccgctccccaaaaccctttactcccttattgctcaaaaatctgtctatctccaccttaaatgacccggcctccacagctctctggggcagagaattccacagatttacaaccctctgagagaagacattcctcctcatttccagtagactctccagccaggggggaacaatctctcagcaagtaccccatcaatccccctcagaatcttgtatgtttcagtgagaccacctctcatttgtCAAAACTCCAGAGAGaatctactcactctctcctcataggacaaccctcccattcctggaatcagtccagtgaaatttgttgcaccgcctctaaagcaagtatatccttcctcaagtatgtccccttattctaagactatgtcccctagttttagttgtccccatgtggaaatatcctctctgcatccaccttgtcgagccccctcattatcttatatgtttcgataagatcacctctcattcttctgatctccaatgtgtacagacccaacctgctcaaacctACCCCTCATAAGTCACTCCGCGTGAAGTggaggaagaacaaaagggaaggtctgtgattgggtggaaggcaggagagattagagagacaagcgAGAGGATGGgcaaaaggagacggtaatggCAGGAGTGGATACGGAAGCTGAGtcgagatggggtgtgaatggtagaATCATGGGCAGCTGCCCTGGGGGGAAtgtaaggggaggggggaatgatgtGGGcggaggttctggtctgaaattgttgaactcgaggctgtaaagtgcccaaacgaAAGCTGAGGTGCTGGTCCTTGAGTTTGCGTTGAGCCTCGTTGGAGCAGTGTAGGAGTCTGAGGACGGAGAGGTGGGAGCGGGGGATTGAAGTGACGGGCGGCCGGAAGCTCTGGATCACACTCGCGGACTGAAACCAGGCGCTCCGCCAAGCGGTCAGCCAATCCGCTGGTGGTCTCCCGCTGGGCGGGGACCTCTGGGTTCCCGATCGGCCGCACTGACCCCTGTGCTTTTCCCCGCCGCAGGTGCGGATCAAGGAGCGGCCCCCTCAGCGCGGGCCGGAGAGCGAGAGCGCTGACCCCCCCACTGACATCCGGACCCtgctgcagaacattctggagaTGCTGCGGCCTGGCGAGACGGTGGCCATGGCCATCCGCCGGCTGGGGGGCGGGGCCGCCAAGGCCGCCAAGGCCTTGCGCCCCTGGGAGtccaggaagaggaagaggaagaggggcgAAGGGGCGGCCCCAGGCGGCAGAAGGGAGAAAGCGAAGAAGGAGGTGgcgaaggagcaggaggaggaggagcagaaggaggaggagcagcaggaggagcaggaggaggagcagcaggaggagcaggaggagcagggctTGGCAGAGCACCGGGAGCGGCTGGACAGGCTGACCGGTTTGGCGGACCAGATGGTGGCCTGGGGCGAGTTCGAGATCTACCAGGACACCTACGAGAAGGTCAGGTACCGGCTGAAGAAAGCCCAGCCGCGCGCGCCCGTGGCAACACCTCCCGGCGACGCACTCGACATGTTCGCAGAGCAAATCGACGAGAGCAAACTCAAACCGAGGGAGGAGGTGCAGCATGAGGAGGGTgagtgatgtctctcagtcccctctccctcagggagatatctgtacactgactggtgtctctcagtcccctctccctcagagagatatctgtacactgactggtgtctctcagtcccctctccctcagggagatatctgtacactgactggtgtctctcagtccctctccctcagggagatatctgcacactgactggtgtctctcagtccctctccctcagggagatatctgtacactgactggtgtgtctcagtcccctctccctcagggagatatctgtacactgactggtgtctctcagtcccctccctcacggagatatctgtacactgactggtgtctctcagtcccctccctcagggagatatctgtacactgactggtgtctctcagtcccctccctcagggagatatctgtacactgactggtgtctctcagtcccctctccctcagggagatatctgtccacagactggtgtctctcagtccctctccgtcagggagatatctgtacactgactggtgtctctcagtcccctctccctcggggagatatcagtacactgactggtgtctctctgtcccctctccctcagggagatatctgtacactgactggtgtatctcagtcccctcttcctcagggaaatatctgtacactcactggtgtctctcagtcccctctccctcagggagatatctgtatactgactggtgtctctcagtcccctctccctcagggagatatctgtacactgactggtgtctctcagtccctctccctcagggagatatctgtacactgactggtgtctctcagtccctctccctcagggagatatctgtacactgactggtgtctctcagtccctctccctcagggagatatctgtacactgactggtgtgtctcagtcccctctccctcagggagatatttgtacactgactggtgtctctcagtcccctctccctcagggagatatctgtacactgactggtgtctctcagaccctcttcctcagggagatatctgtacactgactggtgtctctcagtccctctccctcagggagatatctgtacactgactggtgtctctcagtccctctccctcagggagatatctgtacactgactggtgtgtctcagtcccctctccctcagggagatatttgtacactgactggtgtctctcagtcccctctccctcagggagatatctgtacactgactggtgtctctcagaccctcttcctcagggagatatctgtacactgactggtgtctctcagaccctcttcctcagggagatatttgtacactgactggtgtatctcagtcccctctccctcagggagatatctgtacactgactggtgtctctccgctCCTACCTTGGGGGCTAAGATGAGGTTTGGTGTGCGCGGTTGTTTCTTGGGCCTTGAGCGGAGATTGGATGCTGGCGTTAATGACTGTGTTGATTTTCCTCCCACCGTCCCAGAGATTTCCCCGATCGGCCTGTCGGAGGTGATGTGGGAATACAAGTGGGAAAACACGAAGGATGCACAACTGTACGGCCCCTTCTCCAGCATGCAGATGCAGGTAGGCTGGCGATGGGGACTCTGCAATGGCTTCATCCAGCCCCTGACTCTGTTGCTCAGCCCAGCGTGATTGAGGTGTGACAGAGGTGGGTCAGGGTTCGCTGGCCCCTCACCGTGGTTCTCAGTCCCCCTGGAGTGGGGCTGGTAGGAACTCTGGCTCTGGTTGTTCATCGGCTGATGCATGGAGTTGAGGCTGGGACCCCTGTGACAGCAGGATGGTGCCCCAGAGATTGGGTAGACCACCCACTGAGTAATGTGGGGTCCGTGACATACCCCTCTCCCCTGAGCTGCTGGCTTTGAGTCTCCTGGTGTTGGGTGTGGGGGCGGTGCTGGTGAGTGGAGGGGTCTGGGACCCTggagttgggtgaggggaggtggggcggGGTCTGTGACCCTGGTgttgggtgaggggaggtggggcggGGTCTGTGACCCAGGTGTTGGGTGAGGGGGGAGTCTGTGACCCTGGTGTTGGGTGAGGGGGGAGTCTGTGACCCTGGTGTTGGGTGAGGGGGGAGTCTGTGACCCTGGtgttgggtgagggggggtctgtgacccaggtgttgggtgaggggggagtctgtgaccctggtgttgggtgaggggggggtctgtgaccctggtgttgggtgagggggggtctgtgacccaggtgttgggtgaggggggagtctgtgaccctggtgttgggtgagggggggtctgtgaccctggtgttgggtgaggggggagtctgtgaccctggtgttgggtgaggggggggtctgtgaccctggtgttgggtgaggggggagtctgtgaccctggtgttgggtgaggggggagtctgtgaccctggtgttgggtgagggggggtctgtgaccctggtgttgggtgagggggggtctgtgaccctggtgttgggtgaggggggagtctgtgaccctggtgttgggtgagggggggtctgtgatcctggtgttgggtgagggggggtctgtgatcctggtgttgggtgagggggggggtctgtgaccctggtgttgggtgagggggggtctgtgaccctggtgttgggtgaggggggggtctgtgaccctggtgttgggtgaggggggagtctgtgaccctggtgttgggtgagggggggtctgtgaccctggtgttgggtgaggggggggtctgtgaccctggtgttgggtgaggggggggtctgtgaccctggtgttgggtgaggggggggtctgtgaccctggtgttgggtgaggggggggtctgtgaccctggtgttgggtgagggggggtctgtgaccctggtgttgggtgaggggggggtctgtgaCCCTGGTGTTGGGTGAGGTGGGGGGCGGGGTCTGTGACCCTGGTgttgggtgaggggggggtctgtgaccctggtgttgggtgagggggggtgggtgcggggtcTGTGACCCTGGTgttgggtgaggggggggtctgtgaccctggtgttgggtgaggggggggtctgtgaCCCTGGTGTTGGGTGAGTTGAGGGGGGGGTCTGTGACCCTGGTgttgggtgaggggggggtctgtgaccctggtgttgggtgaggggggggtctgtgaccctggtgttgggtgagttgagggggggggtctgggtgagaGGACTGTGTCTCCTTcctctcccgctcctcactctgtctcccctctccgcAGGACTGGGTGGACCAGGACTACTTCCGGGACGGAGTGTACTGCCGCAAAGTGGGCGATGTGGACGGCCCCTTCTACACCTCTCGACGGATCGACTTTGACCTGTACACGTGATGGGGCGCGGGGGCTGCCCAGTACTGTGCCGGGCGTGGAGCCTATACCCCCCCCCAGGATTGGGGCCCCGTGCGCCTGCGGACCGACGCTGCCcgagcctcctcccccccctccccccgcccacctgTGCCTGGCTCATGGGCCCACAACCTCCCCCCGAACTCTCTGCCATTCCAAGGCACGTCGCTGACCCTTCGGACTGAACCCCCACCTCGCCCTGTCTTGCCCCGGCCGGCCAGAGTTTGTTGTCTCACCGGCTGGTGGCTGCTCATTTCTGCTTACTCTGTGTATCGTTTCAGCTAATGCGTTGGTTCAACAAGAAACTCATTGTAAAATATTGAGCGGAgtcctgtgttcagttttggctagCGTGCGGGTGCCTCAGGGTGGCTGaggggtgatataattgaggtCTTCAAAATCATTAAAGgtattgatagagtggatagagagagaatgtttccacttttttttaaaattcgttcctgggatatggacatcgctgacaaagccggcatttattgccctttacacgtttcctctgcccacctttggctcgtttgcccggcacgaaactcccaaagcaagcgctctactcggaacggcaagcgagccccaggtgggcagagcaaacgttacaagggaccaccctcaaagcctccctggtaaagtgcaacatccccaccgacacctgggagtccctggccaaagaccagtctgccctaagtggaggaagtgcatccggggagggcactgagcacctcgagtctcgtcgccgagagcatgcagagaccaagcgcaggcagcggaaggagcgtgcggcaaaccagtcccaccctccccttccctcaaccactgtctgtcccacctgtgacagggactgtggctctcgtattggactgttcagtcaccgaaggacttacttttagagtggaagcaagacttcctcgattccgagggactgcctatgatgacgattgtTGCCCATCCTTTGTTCCCCCCCGGAGAAgtcaccttgaaccactgcagtccgtgtggtgaaggtgcactgtatactgactggtgtctcagtcccctctctctgccTCAGGAGCCGTCCTATACCAatgtggcagaaaaaatagaaaagcaagttgtattttaaatgcagaaaaattacaaagtgctgcgttcagagggacctgggggtccttgtgcatgaaacacaaaaagttagtctgcaggtacagcaagtgatcaggaaggcaaatggaatgttggcctttatcccccttgcaatagagtataaaagcagggaagtgctgctacaactgtacagggtattggtgaggccacacctggagtactgcgtacagttttggtctccgtatttaaggaaggatatacttgcattggaggctgttcagagaaggttcactcggttgattctggagatgagggggttgacttatgaagaaaggttgagtaggttgggcctctactcattggagttcagaagaatgagaggtgatcttatcgaaacatataagataatgagggggggctcgacaaggtggatgcagagaggatatttccactcataggggaaactaaaactagggacatagtcacacaataaggggccgcccatttaaacctgagatgaggaggaatttcttctctgagggttgtaaatctgtggaattctctgccccagagagctgtggaggctgggtcattaaggtggcgatagacagatttttgagcgataagggagtaaagggttatggggagcgggcagggaagtggagctgagtccatgatcggatcgaatggtggagcaggctcgaggggccgaatggccgtctcctgctcctatttctgatgttatgaGGAAACTCGCCGTGCAAGTACCCTTGACAAAGGCTGTGCTGGGTTGCCAGGGATCCAAGGTGAGCGTGGGCATGGGTAACATGGAGATGGACATCCGTGTTCTtgcccagaccaacatccccagcatcgaagcactgaccactctcgaccagctccgctgggcagggccacattgtccgcatgcccccgacacaagactcccaaagcaagcgctctactctgaactcgttcacggcaagcgagccccaggtgggcagaggaaacgttacaagggaccaccctcaaagcctccctgataaagtgcaacatcccccaccgacacctgggagtccctggcccaaagaccagtccgccctgagtggaggaagtgcatccgggagggcgctgagcacctcgagtctcatcgccgagagcgtgcagagaccaagcgcaggcagcggaaggagcgtgcggcaaaccagtcccaccctccccttccctcaaccactgtctgccccacctgtgacggagactgtaatttactttgagtgggagcaagtcttcctcgattccaagggactgcctgtggtgaTGGGAAAGAGAGGGCCAGGACAACCATCACACTCTGAAAAGAGGGAGGGACAACAGGGGAAGAGGAATAACATCACCCAGGAGCAAAGTCTCAACGAGGGCACGCTGTCACCCTCTTAAAGCTTTGTAGTCAACCTTTCCAGAAATGGGGAATGGGCCCTTCACAACCTGCTCCTTGCCGTTCATTCCTCTCTCTGGggcactggacacactgttccaCCCTGGACTGCAGCTGATCCTGTCCCCTTCCCTCGTT
This is a stretch of genomic DNA from Pristiophorus japonicus isolate sPriJap1 unplaced genomic scaffold, sPriJap1.hap1 HAP1_SCAFFOLD_29, whole genome shotgun sequence. It encodes these proteins:
- the cd2bp2 gene encoding CD2 antigen cytoplasmic tail-binding protein 2, producing MSKRKVSFEVGSGDQDSTLFEQVGANGAPGGGPGSRFKGKHSLDSDEEDEEDEGDSKKYDILATEDIEGQESATIDYDEGIKITPFNLEEEMEEGHFDSEGNYFLKKEGVIRDNWLDNIDWVRIKERPPQRGPESESADPPTDIRTLLQNILEMLRPGETVAMAIRRLGGGAAKAAKALRPWESRKRKRKRGEGAAPGGRREKAKKEVAKEQEEEEQKEEEQQEEQEEEQQEEQEEQGLAEHRERLDRLTGLADQMVAWGEFEIYQDTYEKVRYRLKKAQPRAPVATPPGDALDMFAEQIDESKLKPREEVQHEEEISPIGLSEVMWEYKWENTKDAQLYGPFSSMQMQDWVDQDYFRDGVYCRKVGDVDGPFYTSRRIDFDLYT